Proteins encoded together in one Ciona intestinalis chromosome 3, KH, whole genome shotgun sequence window:
- the LOC100177132 gene encoding intraflagellar transport protein 56-like: MILSRQKPAVGGASALVREKEKSKEKKLPKVDDLLTSRDYTGAMTVLEFNKQAGKGEKDTDSWIGFCAFHLGDYKKAYEMYMNLCKQPGCDANMWLNFSCCCFYLGMYKEAEDAALKAPKSSLQNRLLFHLSHKFNDEKRLMTFHKNLQDQFEDQLCLASIHYMRSHYQESIDVYKRILLENREFLALNVYVALCYYKLDYYDVSQEVLAVYLQSYPDSAIAVNLKACNHFKLFNGKAAEAELKHLQEISSSSFSFASELVKHNLVVFRSGEGALQVLPPLIDVIPEARLNLVIYYLRQDDLDEAYGLIKETDPTSPQEYIIKAVVNAALGQERGSREHVKIAQQYFQMFGSSASECDTIPGRQCMASCFFLLKQFDDVLIYLNSIKSYFYNDDVFNFNYAQAKATTGNFKEAEEVFLLVQSEKIKNDYVYLSWLARSYIMNKKARLAWELYLKMETSGESFSLLQMIANDCYKMGQFYISAKAFDVLERLDPNPEYWEGKRGACVGLFQLIIAGQEPRETLREVLMLLRNSTNPQVEYIARVIKKWGKENRVAVQ, encoded by the exons ATG ATTTTGTCTCGACAAAAACCAGCAGTTGGTGGAGCATCTGCTTTGGTTCGTGAAAAGGAGAAAAGCAAAGAAAAGAAGTTGCCAAAAGTTGATGATCTGTTGACTTCTCGAGATTACACTGGTGCTATGACAGTGTTGGAG TTCAATAAGCAAGCTGGAAAAGGAGAAAAGGACACTGACTCCTGGATTGGTTTTTGTGCTTTTCATTTGGGAGATTATAAGAAAGCGTATGAG atgtatatgaacttgtgcAAACAGCCTGGATGTGATGCAAATATGTGGCTTAACTTCTCATGTTGCTGCTTCTACCTTGGAATGTACAAGGAAGCTGAAGATGCTGCACTGAAGG CACCCAAGTCATCCCTACAGAATCGACTCTTGTTTCACTTGTCGCACAAA TTTAATGATGAAAAAAGATTGATGACATTTCACAAAAACCTACAAGATCAGTTTGAGGACCAGCTATGCCTTGCTTCCATACATTACATGAGATCTCATTACCAAGAATCAATTGATGTGTACAAAAGAATACTGCTTGAAAACag GGAGTTCTTGGctttaaatgtttatgttGCTTTGTGCTACTACAAACTTGATTACTATGATGTCTCACAg GAAGTATTGGCCGTGTACCTTCAATCCTACCCTGATAGTGCAATAGCAGTTAACTTAAAAGCTTGCAACCATTTCAAACTTTTCAATGGAAAAGCTGCTGAAGCTGAATTGAAACATCTGCAAGAAATATCATCTTCCTCATTCAGTTTTGCATCTGAACTTGTCAAGCATAACCTG GTTGTGTTTCGAAGTGGAGAGGGAGCATTACAAGTGTTGCCTCCATTGATAGATGTTATACCAGAAGCAAGGCTTAATTTGGTCATCTATTACTTGAGACAGG ATGACTTGGATGAAGCTTATGGGCTTATTAAGGAGACGGATCCCACTAGTCCACAGGAATACATCATCAAAGCTGTAGTGAATGCTGCTTTAGGACAAGAAAGAGGCTCG AGAGAACACGTCAAGATTGCTCAACAATATTTCCAAATGTTTGGAAGCTCGGCGAGTGAATGCG atACAATTCCTGGTCGACAGTGTATGGCGTCTTGTTTCTTCTTACTGAAACAGTTTGATGATGTGTTGATATACCTCAACTCCATTAAG TCTTACTTTTACAACGATGATGTTTTCAACTTCAACTACGCTCAAGCAAAAGCAACAACTGGTAACTTCAAAGAGGCAGAAGag GTGTTTCTTCTGGTACAAAGTGAAAAGATCAAAAACGACTATGTTTACTTGAGTTGGCTTGCAAGAAGTT ATATAATGAACAAGAAAGCAAGGCTTGCTTGGGAACTTTACTTAAAAATGGAAACATCAGGAGAATCCTTCAGTTTGTTGCAGATGATTGCTAACGACTGTTACAAG ATGGGTCAGTTCTACATCTCAGCAAAAGCCTTTGATGTTTTGGAGCGATTGGATCCAAACCCTGAATACTGGGAGGGTAAAAGAGGGGCTTGTGTTGGTCTGTTTCAACTAATTATTGCGGGGCAGGAACCAAG
- the smad6/7 gene encoding Smad6/7 protein (The RefSeq protein has 1 substitution compared to this genomic sequence), translated as MLTLYRKRQLRRKLKRRILKQNPKEEDSVQAHVHALIASFEENQLENLFLALDSRGCDSAPCVQLSPEHQLDPSFMKQSHEIMVCKAFRWPDLENMSQLCLMPYCESPQSNHICLNPYHYSKYIDLPFTSMHLCHLENPSDLEHVNLCKDYPSETETGLSSIFSSKSENQLIETHRSPYSAVMTRSRSSIWCTLAYWEERDRVGRLYPVKHNFVNVFDQSPKGEGFCLSAVSSQTSRSAKVRRLIGHGVTIGIDPTLQEASLYNRSDYPVFVNSPVLEPIPSRSQLVHKVLPGECCRIFSHEVAADLKRLHSHHVTRTGPYNPYTVRISFVKGWGGNTYRRQVITSCPCWLEILFNPSQHS; from the exons ATGTTGACGCTGTATAGAAAAAGACAGCTGCGTCGCAAATTGAAACGAAGAATCCTAAAGCAGAATCCTAAAGAAGAGGATTCAGTGCAAGCTCATGTGCATGCACTCATAGCAAGCTTTGAGGAGAATCAACTCGAAAACCTCTTTCTTGCCCTGGACTCGCGTGGCTGTGACAGTGCTCCCTGCGTGCAGCTCTCACCAGAACACCAGCTTGATCCTTCGTTTATGAAGCAATCCCATGAAATAATGGTGTGCAAAGCTTTTCAGTGGCCTGACCTCGAAAACATGTCACAGCTTTGCTTAATGCCGTATTGCGAATCACCTCAAAGCAACCATATCTGCCTCAACCCCTACCATTATTCAAAGTATATTG ATTTGCCATTTACCTCAATGCATTTGTGTCATCTTGAGAACCCTTCTGATCTCG agcATGTGAACCTGTGTAAAGACTACCCATCCGAAACTGAAACAGGACTTTCTTCTATATTTTCCTcaaaaa gcGAGAACCAGTTGATCGAAACTCATCGCTCGCCCTACTCTGCCGTAATGACTCGCTCCCGCAGTAGTATATGGTGTACTTTAGCCTACTGGGAGGAACGGGATCGAGTGGGTCGCCTTTATCCCGTTAAACACAACTTCGTGAACGTGTTCGACCAATCACCGAAAGGAGAAGGTTTCTGTCTCTCAGCCGTCAGCAGTCAAACCAGCCGCTCCGCTAAAGTTCGGAGGTTAATTGGACACGGGGTTACGATTGGCATTGATCCGACGCTGCAAGAAGCAAGTCTGTATAACCGTAGTGACTACCCTGTATTCGTTAACTCCCCAGTTCTTGAACCAATCCCCTCCCGTTCCCAACTCGTGCATAAAGTTCTCCCTGGCGAATGCTGCAGAATATTCAGCCATGAGGTCGCAGCCGACTTAAAAAGATTGCACTCCCACCATGTCACACGAACCGGTCCATACAATCCATACACGGTTCGAATCAGCTTCGTAAAGGGCTGGGGCGGTAACACATACCGAAGGCAAGTCATAACCTCATGCCCGTGTTGGCTTGAAATTCTATTTAACCCATCTCAGCATTCTTGA
- the LOC100181013 gene encoding dermatan-sulfate epimerase-like protein isoform X2, with product MVLTSGIKHSQLVSFVILTVVLVSQNGGLAARNVKRQKGYLSNDEKGKSTDDKHPMLYFNAMDIPRMRHKALNSHAKIAKIIQEAGRSLKEKPDYYLPPKSFESFGSRWNELYGNNLCAFAMYCVLHPDDTKALSLVKLYMDRMTSYPDWYVTASRNIDEVPIGHSLTGYVTAYDFLYPVLEPKRRSIYLERIGNETALMYRVVQKGRAGWTKQRIHNHAPTNVFALLIGAMVYEDFDPSSAKHWKGVAMSMFEKALSILEVVVDGTSDEGVAYGSYTSRGLTQYIFMALRHFDTDHTQNSWLRQHFWFFFATTMPGFQRTVGIADSNHNWFYGPESQLVFLDAFVLRNGNGNWLADRIRSAKPKNPPLARSMSQKWSTVHTEFIFYDASLKSNRPVLPSNSSYHIFSDWGVVTYGGGQYMKKGNTFLSFKSGPIHGEAVSDIVENSWFPGLSPGWANFNPGHEHPDQNSFVFAPNGRYFITEALYAPKYSDLNNIVTFSPSPDSKCNSPWEGQVGECGKWLDYKHQIPASRGKIATVTTSGDMIHIAGEAVDAYRPELGLRSVQRSLLLLTSEVLLVLDTIVLYSDSQLKTASSLFHNILHTFHPYQHLDFNGAQVVYPEGAYAFFWLQQDGNSPTAKFVDHHYAADGKQSTHYVNITYPLNTDHATRVAYIFVGPNTKVHSVWFHEKSTDEIAYLSIVINNTEYKISIASLLVSTARRNSLLGFGGYLTLSDGDHVTQFGFEDTKTKVDRCEAVDDEEKTEKLVHKLISSMYPNPGAVEEVVQIEKQESNPEKNPIYLFVVILNLVCFVCVVSLVCAVRKKTLVSASTKWFWKCLFLITVTWLFTLYHFMCHECPLIRKARQECPISDPAEFLYASTKQPMVVIASLPGFGAEFMEPMFANSSDFLYFTTDDVPPEVSGDDSSRYDACYWPPNFQGHPGTAGWFASTHTEPLLFLNNLQDPNPHMKHLQKKFRQLNKSPRFAINLLSGYWNTKLAWINNLIGHDMRTILVVRDPRDWIHSLIRDDLDYVQRKRSVRTGYFPRLYEDAIKEDREQEWEDEMDEDEIELVENICSDVMKKLAYS from the exons ATGGTATTAACATCTGGCATAAAACACAGTCAACTTGTAAGTTTTGTGATACTCACAGTTGTTCTGGTGTCCCAAAATGGGGGGTTGGCTGCTCGGAATGTTAAACGACAGAAAGGTTATCTTTCCAATGATGAAAAAGGCAAGTCTACTGACGACAAGCATCCTATGCTATATTTCAATGCAATGGACATTCCACGAATGCGACACAAGGCTTTGAACTCTCACGCTAAAATTGCGAAGATTATTCAGGAAGCTGGGAGATCGTTGAAAGAGAAGCCAGATTACTATCTACCTCCAAAATCATTTGAAAGCTTTGGAAGTCGCTGGAATGAGTTGTACGGAAACAATCTGTGCGCATTTGCGATGTATTGTGTCTTGCACCCCGATGATACGAAGGCTTTATCACTG GTGAAACTTTACATGGACCGTATGACTTCATATCCTGATTGGTACGTCACCGCGAGTCGCAATATCGACGAGGTTCCAATCGGGCATTCACTGACCGGTTACGTGACAGCCTACGACTTCCTATATCCAGTATTAGAACCAAAAAGGAGAAGCATCTATTTGGAAAGAATTGGCAATGAGACTGCTTTGATGTATCGCGTTGTGCAGAAAGGAAGGGCTGGATGGACTAAACAACGAATACACAACCACGCACCGACCAATGTATTTGCTCTTCTGATTGGTGCAATGGTTTACGAAGACTTTGACCCAAGTTCAG CGAAGCATTGGAAGGGAGTTGCAATGTCCATGTTCGAGAAAGCGCTTTCAATATTAGAGGTCGTTGTGGATGGTACAAGCGATGAGGGAGTAGCATACGGCTCATATACATCACGAGGTCTCACACAATACATATTTATGGCCCTGAGGCACTTCGATACAGACCATACGCAAAATAGTTGGCTTCGACAACACTTTTGGTTTTTCTTTGCAACGACAATGCCGGGATTTCAACGTACCGTTGGCATTGCTGATTCAAACCATAACTGGTTTTATGGCCCAGAAAGTCAACTAGTTTTCCTGGACGCGTTTGTGTTGAGGAATGGTAACGGTAATTGGTTAGCTGACCGTATTCGATCAGCAAAACCGAAGAATCCACCACTTGCAAGGTCGATGTCACAGAAGTGGTCTACCGTCCACACCGAGTTTATTTTCTATGACGCATCACTGAAGTCCAATCGGCCAGTGTTGCCAAGCAACTCTTCTTATCACATTTTCAGCGATTGGGGCGTCGTCACTTATGGCGGGGGACAGTACATGAAAAAGGGAAACACTTTTCTCTCATTTAAATCGGGACCGATCCACGGAGAGGCTGTTTCCGATATCGTTGAAAATAGTTGGTTTCCCGGACTTTCGCCCGGATGGGCGAATTTCAATCCAGGACACGAACATCCGGATCAGAATTCTTTCGTTTTTGCTCCGAATGGGCGATACTTCATTACCGAGGCGTTGTACGCACCGAAATATTCAGACCTTAACAACATCGTAACCTTCTCTCCTTCGCCGGACTCGAAGTGCAACAGTCCATGGGAGGGGCAAGTTGGCGAATGTGGTAAATGGTTGGACTACAAGCACCAGATACCTGCATCGCGAGGAAAGATTGCGACTGTTACAACATCCGGAGACATGATCCACATTGCTGGCGAAGCCGTGGATGCTTACAG GCCAGAGCTTGGTCTTCGTAGTGTGCAACGATCATTGCTGTTATTAACTTCGGAGGTGCTTCTAGTGTTGGACACAATCGTATTATACAGTGATAGCCAACTGAAAACGGCAAGTTCGTTATTTCACAACATACTTCATACTTTTCACCCATATCAACACCTGGATTTCAACG GTGCCCAAGTTGTGTATCCAGAAGGAGCATACGCTTTCTTCTGGCTTCAACAAGATGGTAATTCACCAACGGCGAAATTCGTTGACCACCATTACGCAGCAGATGGCAAGCAATCCACACATTACGTGAACATTACTTACCCCTTAAACACGGACCATGCAACCAGAGTCGCTTACATATTCGTCGGGCCCAACACTAAAGTGCACTCTGTGTGGTTTCACGAAAAGTCAACGGACGAGATCGCCTACCTCTCTATCGTTATAAACAACACTGAGTATAAAATAAGCATAGCTTCACTACTCGTATCAACCGCAAGACGAAACAGCCTACTTGGTTTTGGCGGCTACCTCACGTTAAGCGATGGCGACCATGTTACTCAATTCGGGTTCGAGGACACAAAAACGAAAGTGGATCGTTGCGAAGCTGTGGACGACGAAGAAAAGACGGAGAAGTTAGTTCATAAGCTTATCTCTTCCATGTATCCCAATCCTGGTGCCGTGGAAGAAGTAGTTCAAATTGAGAAGCAAGAATCAAACCCGGAGAAGAACCCGATATATTTATTCGTTGTCATCTTGAATCTGGTTTGCTTCGTCTGCGTAGTTAGTCTGGTGTGCGCGGTACGAAAGAAGACACTGGTCTCGGCAAGTACAAA GTGGTTCTGGAAGTGTCTGTTCTTAATCACTGTGACATGGCTATTTACGTTGTATCACTTCATGTGCCACGAATGTCCACTGATACGAAAAGCAAGACAAGAGTGTCCAATCTCTGACCCGGC TGAATTTCTATACGCGAGCACCAAACAACCAATGGTTGTCATCGCTTCACTTCCTGGTTTCGGCGCCGAATTTATGGAACCTATGTTCGCAAACTCTTCCGATTTCCTATACTTCACTACGGACGACGTACCACCTGAAGTATCAGGAGACGACAGCTCTCGGTATGATGCGTGCTACTGGCCTCCTAATTTCCAG GGTCATCCGGGTACCGCTGGGTGGTTTGCAAGCACACATACCGAGCCTCTGCTGTTCCTCAACAATTTGCAAGATCCTAACCCGCACATGAAACATCTCCAGAAGAAATTTCGGCAACTAAACAAATCACCACGATTTGCCATTAACTTATTGTCCGGCTATTGGAACACTAAG CTCGCTTGGATCAACAATCTCATTGGTCATGACATGCGAACGATCCTTGTGGTACGAGACCCACGTGACTGGATACACTCACTCATTCGTGACGACTTGGACTACGTACAACgaaaaag ATCGGTACGGACCGGGTACTTTCCTCGTTTATATGAAGATGCAATTAAAGAGGATCGTGAGCAAGAGTGGGAAGATGAAATGGACGAAGACGAGATTGAATTGGTAGAAAATATATGCAGTGATGTCATGAAAAAACTCGCGTATTCctaa
- the LOC100181013 gene encoding dermatan-sulfate epimerase-like protein isoform X1 encodes MVLTSGIKHSQLVSFVILTVVLVSQNGGLAARNVKRQKGYLSNDEKGKSTDDKHPMLYFNAMDIPRMRHKALNSHAKIAKIIQEAGRSLKEKPDYYLPPKSFESFGSRWNELYGNNLCAFAMYCVLHPDDTKALSLVKLYMDRMTSYPDWYVTASRNIDEVPIGHSLTGYVTAYDFLYPVLEPKRRSIYLERIGNETALMYRVVQKGRAGWTKQRIHNHAPTNVFALLIGAMVYEDFDPSSAKHWKGVAMSMFEKALSILEVVVDGTSDEGVAYGSYTSRGLTQYIFMALRHFDTDHTQNSWLRQHFWFFFATTMPGFQRTVGIADSNHNWFYGPESQLVFLDAFVLRNGNGNWLADRIRSAKPKNPPLARSMSQKWSTVHTEFIFYDASLKSNRPVLPSNSSYHIFSDWGVVTYGGGQYMKKGNTFLSFKSGPIHGEAVSDIVENSWFPGLSPGWANFNPGHEHPDQNSFVFAPNGRYFITEALYAPKYSDLNNIVTFSPSPDSKCNSPWEGQVGECGKWLDYKHQIPASRGKIATVTTSGDMIHIAGEAVDAYRPELGLRSVQRSLLLLTSEVLLVLDTIVLYSDSQLKTASSLFHNILHTFHPYQHLDFNGAQVVYPEGAYAFFWLQQDGNSPTAKFVDHHYAADGKQSTHYVNITYPLNTDHATRVAYIFVGPNTKVHSVWFHEKSTDEIAYLSIVINNTEYKISIASLLVSTARRNSLLGFGGYLTLSDGDHVTQFGFEDTKTKVDRCEAVDDEEKTEKLVHKLISSMYPNPGAVEEVVQIEKQESNPEKNPIYLFVVILNLVCFVCVVSLVCAVRKKTLVSASTKWFWKCLFLITVTWLFTLYHFMCHECPLIRKARQECPISDPAEFLYASTKQPMVVIASLPGFGAEFMEPMFANSSDFLYFTTDDVPPEVSGDDSSRYDACYWPPNFQGHPGTAGWFASTHTEPLLFLNNLQDPNPHMKHLQKKFRQLNKSPRFAINLLSGYWNTKLAWINNLIGHDMRTILVVRDPRDWIHSLIRDDLDYVQRKRQQKVLRNLLRTQSCVAPIMLPWEYVYMKKKGGKGGRASIVEKLALIWARNIAVMIRTSRSLQIVRLEDLEKHPDKVVVEVFKRMGLTVSVPQINRVTRSVRTGYFPRLYEDAIKEDREQEWEDEMDEDEIELVENICSDVMKKLAYS; translated from the exons ATGGTATTAACATCTGGCATAAAACACAGTCAACTTGTAAGTTTTGTGATACTCACAGTTGTTCTGGTGTCCCAAAATGGGGGGTTGGCTGCTCGGAATGTTAAACGACAGAAAGGTTATCTTTCCAATGATGAAAAAGGCAAGTCTACTGACGACAAGCATCCTATGCTATATTTCAATGCAATGGACATTCCACGAATGCGACACAAGGCTTTGAACTCTCACGCTAAAATTGCGAAGATTATTCAGGAAGCTGGGAGATCGTTGAAAGAGAAGCCAGATTACTATCTACCTCCAAAATCATTTGAAAGCTTTGGAAGTCGCTGGAATGAGTTGTACGGAAACAATCTGTGCGCATTTGCGATGTATTGTGTCTTGCACCCCGATGATACGAAGGCTTTATCACTG GTGAAACTTTACATGGACCGTATGACTTCATATCCTGATTGGTACGTCACCGCGAGTCGCAATATCGACGAGGTTCCAATCGGGCATTCACTGACCGGTTACGTGACAGCCTACGACTTCCTATATCCAGTATTAGAACCAAAAAGGAGAAGCATCTATTTGGAAAGAATTGGCAATGAGACTGCTTTGATGTATCGCGTTGTGCAGAAAGGAAGGGCTGGATGGACTAAACAACGAATACACAACCACGCACCGACCAATGTATTTGCTCTTCTGATTGGTGCAATGGTTTACGAAGACTTTGACCCAAGTTCAG CGAAGCATTGGAAGGGAGTTGCAATGTCCATGTTCGAGAAAGCGCTTTCAATATTAGAGGTCGTTGTGGATGGTACAAGCGATGAGGGAGTAGCATACGGCTCATATACATCACGAGGTCTCACACAATACATATTTATGGCCCTGAGGCACTTCGATACAGACCATACGCAAAATAGTTGGCTTCGACAACACTTTTGGTTTTTCTTTGCAACGACAATGCCGGGATTTCAACGTACCGTTGGCATTGCTGATTCAAACCATAACTGGTTTTATGGCCCAGAAAGTCAACTAGTTTTCCTGGACGCGTTTGTGTTGAGGAATGGTAACGGTAATTGGTTAGCTGACCGTATTCGATCAGCAAAACCGAAGAATCCACCACTTGCAAGGTCGATGTCACAGAAGTGGTCTACCGTCCACACCGAGTTTATTTTCTATGACGCATCACTGAAGTCCAATCGGCCAGTGTTGCCAAGCAACTCTTCTTATCACATTTTCAGCGATTGGGGCGTCGTCACTTATGGCGGGGGACAGTACATGAAAAAGGGAAACACTTTTCTCTCATTTAAATCGGGACCGATCCACGGAGAGGCTGTTTCCGATATCGTTGAAAATAGTTGGTTTCCCGGACTTTCGCCCGGATGGGCGAATTTCAATCCAGGACACGAACATCCGGATCAGAATTCTTTCGTTTTTGCTCCGAATGGGCGATACTTCATTACCGAGGCGTTGTACGCACCGAAATATTCAGACCTTAACAACATCGTAACCTTCTCTCCTTCGCCGGACTCGAAGTGCAACAGTCCATGGGAGGGGCAAGTTGGCGAATGTGGTAAATGGTTGGACTACAAGCACCAGATACCTGCATCGCGAGGAAAGATTGCGACTGTTACAACATCCGGAGACATGATCCACATTGCTGGCGAAGCCGTGGATGCTTACAG GCCAGAGCTTGGTCTTCGTAGTGTGCAACGATCATTGCTGTTATTAACTTCGGAGGTGCTTCTAGTGTTGGACACAATCGTATTATACAGTGATAGCCAACTGAAAACGGCAAGTTCGTTATTTCACAACATACTTCATACTTTTCACCCATATCAACACCTGGATTTCAACG GTGCCCAAGTTGTGTATCCAGAAGGAGCATACGCTTTCTTCTGGCTTCAACAAGATGGTAATTCACCAACGGCGAAATTCGTTGACCACCATTACGCAGCAGATGGCAAGCAATCCACACATTACGTGAACATTACTTACCCCTTAAACACGGACCATGCAACCAGAGTCGCTTACATATTCGTCGGGCCCAACACTAAAGTGCACTCTGTGTGGTTTCACGAAAAGTCAACGGACGAGATCGCCTACCTCTCTATCGTTATAAACAACACTGAGTATAAAATAAGCATAGCTTCACTACTCGTATCAACCGCAAGACGAAACAGCCTACTTGGTTTTGGCGGCTACCTCACGTTAAGCGATGGCGACCATGTTACTCAATTCGGGTTCGAGGACACAAAAACGAAAGTGGATCGTTGCGAAGCTGTGGACGACGAAGAAAAGACGGAGAAGTTAGTTCATAAGCTTATCTCTTCCATGTATCCCAATCCTGGTGCCGTGGAAGAAGTAGTTCAAATTGAGAAGCAAGAATCAAACCCGGAGAAGAACCCGATATATTTATTCGTTGTCATCTTGAATCTGGTTTGCTTCGTCTGCGTAGTTAGTCTGGTGTGCGCGGTACGAAAGAAGACACTGGTCTCGGCAAGTACAAA GTGGTTCTGGAAGTGTCTGTTCTTAATCACTGTGACATGGCTATTTACGTTGTATCACTTCATGTGCCACGAATGTCCACTGATACGAAAAGCAAGACAAGAGTGTCCAATCTCTGACCCGGC TGAATTTCTATACGCGAGCACCAAACAACCAATGGTTGTCATCGCTTCACTTCCTGGTTTCGGCGCCGAATTTATGGAACCTATGTTCGCAAACTCTTCCGATTTCCTATACTTCACTACGGACGACGTACCACCTGAAGTATCAGGAGACGACAGCTCTCGGTATGATGCGTGCTACTGGCCTCCTAATTTCCAG GGTCATCCGGGTACCGCTGGGTGGTTTGCAAGCACACATACCGAGCCTCTGCTGTTCCTCAACAATTTGCAAGATCCTAACCCGCACATGAAACATCTCCAGAAGAAATTTCGGCAACTAAACAAATCACCACGATTTGCCATTAACTTATTGTCCGGCTATTGGAACACTAAG CTCGCTTGGATCAACAATCTCATTGGTCATGACATGCGAACGATCCTTGTGGTACGAGACCCACGTGACTGGATACACTCACTCATTCGTGACGACTTGGACTACGTACAACgaaaaag ACAGCAAAAAGTCTTGAGAAATCTACTTCGAACCCAATCGTGTGTGGCCCCTATAATGCTCCCATGGGAATACGTCTATATGAAGAAGAAAGGTGGCAAGGGCGGTAGAGCCAGCATAGTGGAGAAACTTGCTCTTATCTGGGCAAGAAACATTGCAGTGATGATCCGCACCAGCCGAAGTTTGCAAATAGTTAGACTGGAAGATCTTGAAAAGCATCCAGATAAAGTGGTCGTGGAAGTGTTTAAACGGATGGGCTTGACAGTTTCTGTTCCGCAGATAAATAGAGTAACCAG ATCGGTACGGACCGGGTACTTTCCTCGTTTATATGAAGATGCAATTAAAGAGGATCGTGAGCAAGAGTGGGAAGATGAAATGGACGAAGACGAGATTGAATTGGTAGAAAATATATGCAGTGATGTCATGAAAAAACTCGCGTATTCctaa
- the LOC100184163 gene encoding heme-binding protein 2-like yields MVSMVGLVVCCMFVPLVLGDWADTAVGYEHPVWNLTDNQPKDGSYQVRRYAPCHWVTTNVTAWTWDEAGGTGFKRLFAYINGDNNRGVKIDMTVPVVVKITSNPCVFCQNVYTVYFYIPQLYQANPPTPTDPSVKVKFLDKPWVEYARRFTGFAEGMDPFVETNQLWSDMERNGVNCTKIFDSYMYMASFDSPFKMFHRHNEVSLQQQAGK; encoded by the exons ATGGTTTCCATGGTCGGCTTAGTTGTCTGCTGTATGTTTGTACCGCTGGTTCTTGGCGACTGGGCAGATACTGCTGTTGGATATGAGCATCCAGTGTGGAATTTAACCGACAACCAACCTAAG GACGGGTCATACCAAGTGCGACGCTACGCGCCCTGTCATTGGGTAACTACAAATGTCACAGCTTGGACATGGGACGAAGCTGGTGGGACTGGATTCAAGAGGCTTTTTGCTTATATAAACGGGGATAACAACCGAG GCGTCAAAATAGACATGACTGTGCCCGTAGTCGTAAAAATTACCTCCAACCCGTGTGTCTTCTGCCAGAACgtgtatactgtatatttCTACATACCACAGTTGTACCAAGCAAACCCACCAACTCCAACCGACCCTTCTGTCAAGGTTAAGTTTCTTGACAAACCCTGGGTGGAATACGCCAG gcgattcacagGTTTTGCAGAAGGAATGGACCCGTTTGTTGAGACCAACCAATTGTGGAGCGACATGGAGAGGAACGGCGTAAATTGcactaaaatatttgattcTTACATGTACATGGCCAGCTTCGATTCTCCGTTTAAAATGTTCCATCGTCATAACGAAGTCAGTCTTCAACAGCAGGCGGGCAAATAG
- the LOC100176322 gene encoding ribosome biogenesis protein TSR3 homolog, whose translation MPKKKKNAYSGKLRNHRQSKQETSHPSIYAPACQEENSDEEDVATKVALKFPLAMWDLQQCDRKKCTGRKMVRKGLVKSLKLQQRFSGIILSPMATQYVCASDAETVAMHGISVIDCSWAKLSETPFSRMRGGSLRLLPYLVAANPINYGRPCKLSCVEAFAATMYITGFTETAERILKLFKWGHGFISLNKSLLDLYATCNTSSDVIKAEENWLEEEKCSKLESDFDMMNIDMSLECGNPNRQMVDPCDLSEESTEDSESDATD comes from the coding sequence ATGCccaagaagaagaagaatgCATATTCCGGAAAACTCCGTAATCACAGGCAAAGTAAGCAAGAAACTTCACATCCATCTATCTATGCCCCTGCTTGCCAAGAAGAAAATTCTGACGAAGAAGATGTTGCAACAAAAGTTGCTTTAAAATTTCCCCTGGCAATGTGGGATTTACAGCAGTGCGATAGAAAGAAATGCACTGGCCGAAAAATGGTCAGAAAAGGTTTGGTGAAGTCATTAAAACTTCAACAGCGTTTTTCCGGGATTATTTTAAGTCCAATGGCCACGCAGTATGTGTGTGCAAGTGATGCAGAAACTGTTGCAATGCATGGTATTTCAGTTATAGATTGTTCGTGGGCTAAATTAAGTGAAACACCATTTTCAAGAATGCGTGGAGGTTCATTAAGGTTACTACCATATCTGGTTGCTGCCAATCCAATAAACTATGGAAGGCCATGTAAACTCTCGTGTGTTGAAGCGTTTGCTGCCACAATGTATATAACTGGCTTCACAGAAACTGCAGAACGAATTTTGAAACTGTTTAAATGGGGCcacggttttataagtttaaacaaaagccTTTTGGATTTATACGCAACTTGTAACACGTCATCTGATGTAATAAAAGCGGAAGAAAACTGGTTAGAGGAGGAAAAGTGTTCAAAACTGGAAAGCGACTTTGATATGATGAATATTGATATGAGTTTGGAATGCGGAAATCCTAACAGACAAATGGTAGATCCTTGCGATTTAAGTGAGGAGTCAACTGAAGATTCTGAATCTGACGCAACAGATTAA